The segment GGGGGAGTACCAGGATCTGGATTCGCGCATCTATGAAGTCGAGGACGGCAACCAGGCCCTCGACGACAACACCTTGCACGACTGGAAGGTGCAAAGGGTCGCCCTGAAGGACGAGATCGCCCGGATGCTCAAGAGCGCCAAGGGCTGACGACTCGATTTGATCGGGGTCAACAGGGCCGGGGAGGTGACCGGATAGGCTGTGGCATTCCTTTTCCGGAGCCTGTCCCATGCCTGCCACCATCCAGTTGTCCGGCGCGGACTTTTCGTCCGCCTCGCCCGCATCTTCCGAGCGTCAGGAAGCCATCGAGCGTCTGGAGCGCCTGCAACAGCAGTACGACCTGCTGCAACGTCGCATCGCGCGCGTGGAGGAGGGCAGCGAGCCGCTGGACGGCTCCAGCCTGACCGTCCTGCACATGCGCCTCGACGGCCTGCGCCAGGACATGGAGCGCCAGCGTCGACGCGCCAGCGGCCAGTGCTGCAACTGTGGCGGCGGTTGCCGAGGTTGATCCGCTATCATGCGGGCTTTCGTGTTTCTGACGGAGTCCGCTGATGGCCAAGGCCAAGCGCATGTACGGCTGCACCGAGTGCGGCGCCACCTTTCCCAAATGGGCCGGCCAGTGCGCCGACTGCGGGGCGTGGAACACCCTGGTGGAAACCGTGCTGGAGGGCGCCGCGGCGTCTTCCTCGGGCGGTCGCGGCGGCTGGGCTGGCCAGCAGGCGCAGATCAAGACCCTGGCCGAGGTCAGCGTCGAGGAAATGCCGCGCTTCTCGACCGCTTCCACCGAACTGGACCGTGTCCTCGGCGGTGGCCTGGTGGATGGCTCGGTGGTGCTGATCGGCGGTGATCCGGGCATCGGCAAGTCCACCATCCTCCTGCAGACCCTCTGCAACATCGCGGCACGTTTCCCAGCCCTTTATGTCACCGGTGAGGAATCCCAGCAGCAGGTCGCCATGCGCGCCCGTCGCCTGGGCCTGCCGGAGGACAAGCTCAAGG is part of the Pseudomonas lalkuanensis genome and harbors:
- a CDS encoding YdcH family protein encodes the protein MPLEHHPLNREFPEFKDTMRALLQSDAHFARLAGEYQDLDSRIYEVEDGNQALDDNTLHDWKVQRVALKDEIARMLKSAKG